In Mercenaria mercenaria strain notata chromosome 13, MADL_Memer_1, whole genome shotgun sequence, a single window of DNA contains:
- the LOC123528603 gene encoding uncharacterized protein LOC123528603, whose protein sequence is MKNLMEFKVYLFSVLTVAYGCSEPEGGYKEPTPADNVFYSKHVVVGEVTELLQPDPIFEDMYGNSTYGAMVTVRCTYKGGPLPGRIQIGGAGYIPGHCSSKDLEKGKKYVLFLRGKEENGHSYEQSQIAVLEDELKNYLNVCDLHMQYPEEKGMALERPVCPAASKLDTCKRHGEAKQPKTVEIVTVKSKPVYTQGENTEQTPEPVVGKSKTDEQNTAMTVMTSLSAILVCVVIQLMM, encoded by the exons ATGAAAAACTTAATGGAATTTAAAGTCTATTTATTCAGTGTGTTGACAGTTGCTTACGGCTGTTCAGAACCGGAGGGTGGTTACAAAGAGCCCACGCCGGCGGACAATGTTTTCTATTCAAAACACGTCGTCGTCGGTGAAGTAACTGAACTTTTACAACCGGATCCTATTTTCGAAGATATGTATGGCAATAGTACCTACGGTGCCATGGTAACGGTCCGGTGTACATACAAGGGCGGACCACTACCCGGGCGTATTCAGATAGGAGGGGCAG gttaTATACCGGGACACTGCTCATCTAAAGACCTGGAGAAAGGAAAGAAATATGTATTGTTTCTACGCGGAAAAGAAGAGAATGGACACTCATACGAACAAAGCCAAATAGCCGTCTTAGAAGATGAATTGAAGAATTATTTAAACGTCTGTGACCTACACATGCAGTATCCTGAAG aaaaAGGTATGGCGTTGGAGCGTCCTGTGTGTCCTGCTGCAAGCAAACTTGACACGTGCAAGCGCCACGGTGAAGCAAAACAACCGAAAACGGTGGAGATAGTCACCGTAAAATCAAAACCGGTTTATACGCAAG GTGAAAACACGGAACAGACGCCGGAGCccgtcgttggaaagagcaagaCAGACGAGCAGAATACGGCCATGACAGTGATGACGTCACTATCCGCAATTTTAGTCTGTGTTGTGATTCAGTTAATGATGTGA